In a genomic window of Chrysemys picta bellii isolate R12L10 chromosome 1, ASM1138683v2, whole genome shotgun sequence:
- the LOC135978895 gene encoding putative golgin subfamily A member 6-like protein 3, giving the protein MMERGHNRDSEQCRVKVKELRQAYQKTKEANGRSGSEPQTCRFYAELHAILVGAATTTPPLTVDSEAGVISSATPEDSADGEEEEEEEDELAESTQHSVLPNTQDLFLSLTEVPSQPSQASTQDHDPMEGTSAAANFSSLPPLSRRLSQIRHRKKRTRDEMFAEIIESTRNERAHLNEWKDTVSKYRKDASEREDRRDQREDMRDQHEDRRDQREERRDAQDERWRQEDQRRQDAMLELLCEQTDMLQCLVELQERQQDHRLPLQPLYNHPPPSPCSIASSPRRVRTQGEEAPCTLSFHPSGQPKQKAVIILTFF; this is encoded by the exons atgatggagagaggccacaatagggactcagagcagtgccgtgttaaagtcaaggagctcagacaagcctatcagaaaacaaaggaggcaaacggtcgctccgggtcagagccgcagacatgccgcttctacgctgagctgcatgcaattctagtgggggccgccaccactaccccacctctgaccgtggattccgaggcgggggtaatctcatcagccacacctgaggattctgcggacggcgaagaggaggaggaggaggaggacgagcttgcggagagcacacagcactccgttctccccaacacccaggatctttttctcagcctgactgaagtaccctcccaaccctcccaagccagtacccaagaccatgaccccatggaagggacctcag cagctgcaaatttttcaagcctccctcctctgtcccgaaggctatctcagataaggcatcggaaaaagaggacgcgagacgagatgttcgcggaaatcatagaatccacccgcaatgaaagagctcatctgaatgagtggaaggacacagtttcaaagtataggaaagatgccagtgaacgtgaggacaggagggaccaacgtgaggacatgagggaccaacatgaggacagaagggaccaacgtgaggagaggagagacgctcaagatgagaggtggcggcaggaagatcagaggaggcaggatgcaatgctggagctgctgtgtgagcaaacagacatgctccagtgtctggtggagcttcaggaacggcagcaggatcacagactgccgctgcagcccctgtataaccaccctcccccctcaccatgttccatagcctcctcacccagacgtgtaagaacgcagggggaggaggctccgtgcaccctctcattccaccccagtggacagcccaagcaaaaggctgtcattattttaacctttttttag
- the LOC135978883 gene encoding uncharacterized protein LOC135978883, protein MKATADNHFVPFFLGEHSRRHTTASMEPAQLKTAVMNIVNTSRIIVQFMLNQDQKNEARRRRRQLRSDESDEDIDMDMDTDFSQTAGPGTLEIMLLMGQVLSVGRQFWAQETSTDRWDRIVLQVWDDSQWLQNFRMRKGTFMELCDLLSPALKRQNTRMRVALTVEKRVAIALWKLAMPDSYRSVGNQFPVGKSTVGAAVIQVAKAITELLLLKVVTLGNVQAIVDGFAAMGFPNCGGAIDGIHIPILAPEHQGTQYINRKGYFSMVLQALVDHRGQFTNINVGWPGRVHDARIFRNTTLFKWLQQGTYFPDRKITIGDVEMPIVILGDPAYPLMPWLMKPYTGSLDRSQELFNYRLSKCRMAVECAFGHLKGRWRTLLTCSDLSQTNIPIVIAACCVLHNLCESKGETFMAGWEAEANRLAADYAQPDTRAIEEHTRKRCASQKL, encoded by the coding sequence atgaaagcaacggcagacaaccatttcgtgccttttttcctgggtgaacacagcagacgccataccacagcaagcatggagcccgctcagctcaagacagcagtcatgaacattgtaaacacctcgcgcattattgtgcagtttatgctgaaccaggaccagaaaaatgaggcaaggaggaggcggcgacagcTGCGcagtgatgagagtgatgaggacattgacatggacatggacacagacttctctcaaaccgcgggtcccggcactttggagatcatgttgttgatggggcaggttctatccgtgggacgccaattctgggcccaggaaacaagcacagacaggtgggaccgcatagtgttgcaggtgtgggacgattcccagtggctgcaaaactttcgcatgcgtaagggcactttcatggaactttgtgacttgctttcccctgccctgaagcgccagaataccaggatgagagtagccctcacagttgagaagcgcgtggcgatagccctgtggaagcttgcaatgccagacagctaccggtcagtcgggaatcaatttccagtgggcaaatctactgtgggggctgctgtcatacaagtagccaaagcaatcactgagctgctgctactaaaggtagtgactctgggaaatgtgcaggccatagtggatggctttgctgcaatgggattccctaactgtggtggggcgatagatggaatccatatacctatcttggcaccggagcaccagggtacccagtacataaaccgcaagggttatttttcaatggtgctgcaagcactggtggatcacaggggacagttcaccaacatcaacgtgggctggccaggaagggttcatgacgctcgcatcttcaggaacactactctgtttaaatggctgcagcaagggacttacttcccagaccggaaaataaccattggggatgttgaaatgcctatagttatccttggggacccagcctaccccttaatgccatggctcatgaagccatacacaggcagcctggacaggagtcaggagctgttcaactacaggctgagcaagtgcagaatggcggtggaatgtgcatttggccatttaaaaggtcgctggcgcactttactgacttgctcagacctcagccaaaccaatatccccattgttattgctgcttgctgtgtgctccacaatctctgtgagagtaagggggagacctttatggcggggtgggaggctgaggcaaatcgcctggctgctgattacgcgcaaccagacaccagggcgatagaagagcacaccaggaagcgctgcgcatcacagaagctttga